The Bacteroidales bacterium genome contains the following window.
GTTTTTAATAATCGTATTAGTATCTTTAACAGTACCTTTTTTCACTTTTTTTAGCGCTTCTGCTCAGAGCGCTTCTGACATTCTCCAAAAAGTGGACGATATCATCAATGCACCAAAAGATCAGTTTATTAACATGACTATTACTATTTATGATAAAAGTTTAAAAGAAAGTGTCCGTACAATGGTTACTAGGCAAAAAGGCAGTGATAAACGCCTGGTAAAGTTTCTGACTCCGGCCGACCAGAAAGGAATCGGGTTTCTTTCGTTGCCAAACGACAACCTTACCGTTTACTTGCCTGCTTTCGGAAAGACAAGAAAGATAGGCTCTTCTGTGAAAAATTCAAAATTTGCCGGTACCGATTTTTCTTATGAAGATATGGAAGCGAAAAGGTATTCAAGTAAATGGAATCCGAAACTTATAACCACAGCAGGAGGGTATTATGTTCTGGAGTTGAC
Protein-coding sequences here:
- a CDS encoding outer membrane lipoprotein-sorting protein codes for the protein MKKFLIIVLVSLTVPFFTFFSASAQSASDILQKVDDIINAPKDQFINMTITIYDKSLKESVRTMVTRQKGSDKRLVKFLTPADQKGIGFLSLPNDNLTVYLPAFGKTRKIGSSVKNSKFAGTDFSYEDMEAKRYSSKWNPKLITTAGGYYVLELTPKTGIVTDYLKLMMYVRTQDNYPVKVEHYDKGGKLYKVLTDNKITKIGSYTIAKELVMEDKKNGTKTKMVMTSIKFDNGFTDDIFSERELIK